AGTTCAACCGCGCCATCGTCTCCACCCGCCAGCCCGGCTCGGCCTACAAGATCTTCGTCTATTCGGAAGCCTTCGAGCAGCTCGGCCTCACCCCGGCCGACATGATCACCGACCGGCCGGTCTGCATCGGCGACTGGTGCCCGCAGAACTATGGCCGCAGCTACAAGGGCAGCGTCACCCTGGCCAGCGCCTTTGCCCAGTCGCTCAATACCGTGCCGGTGACCCTCTCGATCAAGACCGGGCGCGACACCATTGCCGCGCTCAGCCACCGCATGGGCCTGCAGGCCGACTATCCGGTGACCCGCTCGCTGGCGCTGGGCGTGGCCTCGGTCTCGGTGCTGGACATGACGTCGTCCTATGCCGTGCTGGCCAATGGGGGCCTCAAGACCAAGGCCTTCGGCATTACCCAGATGGCGACGCTGGCTGGCGAGCCGGTGTTCGACTATGACGAAGAGGCCCCCACCGAGCGCATTCTGAGCGAGACCACGGTGGCCAATATGAACACCATGCTGCGCGGCGTCGTCACCGGCGGCACCGGCAGGCGGGCCCAGGTGCCCGGCGTGCCGGCTCTGGGCAAGTCGGGCACGACCTCGTCCTATCGCGACGCCTGGTTCTGCGGCTTTACCGGCAATTACGTCGCCGCGGTCTGGTTCGGCAATGATGACTATCATCCGACCAACAACCTGACCGGCGGTACCCTGCCCGCCATGGCCTGGCAGAAATTCATGGCCTATGCCCATACCAATATCGAGATCAAGCCGGTCTTCGGCGTCGATTTCGTGCCCGAGCCGGTCATTGTCGCCGATGCCGATGCCGATGCCGCCGCGGCGGCCGAAATCGTGCAGCGTCCCCCCAGCCTGACGCCGGATGCCGCGCGCAAGCTGGTGGTCCTGGCCAGCATGTTCCGCGCCAGTCTGGCCGAAGGCAGCGTTACCACCGAGGCCAGCACGCCGGTCCCCCTGGCCCGCGAGGCGCTGTAGCGTCACCCTCGACGATCTGGCCTGAGCGCCTGATCCGCCCTTCCGCCTCGGGCACCCCCTTGCTATAGGCTGGGGGGCAAGCCCCTCTCGCGCAGGTTCGTCTCGCCCATGCCGATTTTGACTCCGAGCCGCTAGACCGTGCGCTTTGTCCTCTATCTGCTGATGATGATTGCCGTGGCGCTCAGCGTCGGCTTCGGGCTGAGCTATTATGCGCTGACCGACGGCAGGCTGTTCGGCGCGGTGCAGGTCGGCCCCTGGGTCGCCTGGCCCGATGTCGGCGCCGCCGCCCCCAATCCCTATACAAGGGGCCTCCTGGCCCGCGAGGCGCAGCTGCAGCTCGGCCAGGCCGAGGGCCTGCGCTTTGTTGCCAGCATGGATGGCGACGACCAGCCACTGACGCGCAGCTGCAGCTATCGCGTCGCCGGCATGACGCCGCTGGCCACGGCCTGGACGCTGGTGGCGCTGGATGAAGATGGCCGCAATGTCGCCGCGCCGGATATGCCTCAGGCCATGCGCTCGAGCGGCCTGGTCCGGCGCAATGACGGCAGCATCGAGATTGCGGTGGGCACGCGGCTGATGGACGGCAACTGGCTTGAGCTGACGGGCAACGGTCCGTTCAGCCTGGTGCTGACGCTTTATGACACCGCCGCCTTTTCCGGCTTTTCCAGCGATGCGGCCATGCCCATCATTGTGCGGGGGCGCTGCTCATGACGCGCTTCCTGCTCTGGCTGCTGGGTGGCGTGGTGCTGGGCGGCATCATCCACCTCATCGTCATCCTCACCCTGCCGCTGCTCGATGAGGAGACGGTCTGGACCCGGCTGGAAGCGATCGGCGTCGATAACAGCATGGTCATCCTGCCGACCATTGCGGCGGGTCAAGCCAATCCGCTGGGGCTCGATCCCGAAGTGATCTATGGCCTGTGCCGGCTCGATCTTGCCCAGGGGCCGGGCTATCTGCGCGGCGTGCTGCCCGATGCCCCCTGGTCCGTGGCGCTGTTCAACGCGGCGGGCCTCGTCACCTATTCCACCACCAATCGCGACGGCATCGGCCAGACGCTGGACCTGGGCATTTTCAACGCCGCCCAGACCCGGCTACTGGCGCAGCAGCAGCTCGATGTCGCCGAAGGGGTGCTGGTGGTGGAATCGGCCAGCGACAGCCTGTTCGCCGTAGTCCGCCTGCTGCCGCCGCACCAGGCCATGCGCGCCCGCTTTGCCGACATGCTGGCACAGGCCAGCTGCGGCAACCGGGGCTGAACCCGGGCGGTGCCTCCTGCTTTGCTGGGGTCTTTGACATTGCCGAAACAATATTGCGGTGTCAGATGATCCGGACCGGATCATGGCCCGTAAGCGATTGTTGAAGATGGACAATTGCCCTGCGCAAGAAACGCACCCGGCGGTTTGCGTTAATTTCTTGGTTATATTCCTCGGCTAGACTTAATCGATATTTCTTTGAACCAGTGGTCGCGTCAATGGGCTTTTTTACATCGAAATCAAAGGCCTCGACGGCCCATGCTGATCACGCGACCCTGGCCGCCCTCTCAGCCTCGCAGGCGATGATCGAGTTCGACCTCGATGGCACGATCATCACCGCCAATGCCAATTTCCTTGCGGCCATGGGCTATGAGCTCGCCGAGGTGCAGGGCAAGCACCACCGGATGTTCGTCGAGCCGGCCGAACTCAATGCGCCGGCCTATCAGCAATTCTGGGACCGCCTGCGGCGCGGCGAATTCCAGGCGGCCGAATACAAGCGTATCGGCAAGGGCGGCAAGGAAGTCTGGATCCAGGCCTCCTACAATCCGGTAGTCGACTCGGCCGGAAAGCCCTTCAAGATCGTCAAGATCGCCACCGACGTGACCGCGCAGCAGCTGGTCAATGCCGACCGGACCGGCCAGATGGCCGCGATCTCGAAATCGCAGGCCGTCATCGAGTTTGACCTCAACGGCACCATTCTGAGCGCCAATGACAATTTCTGTGCCGCCCTGGGCTACCGGCCCGACGAGATCGTCGGCCAGCATCACCGCATGTTCGTGCGGCCCGAAGAGGCCGCCGGCGATGATTATCGCGCTTTCTGGCAGCGTTTGGCACGGGGCGATTTCGAGGCCGCCGAATATATGCGCATCGGCAAGGGCGGCAAGGAAGTCTGGATCCAGGCCTCCTACAACCCGATCATGGACATGAACGGGCGCCCCTACAAGGTCGTCAAGTTCGCCACCGACATCACCGCGCGCAAGGCCTCGGTCAGCCTGATCGGCGCGGGCCTGGCAAAGCTGGCCGAGGGCGACCTGACCGCGCGCATCGACAAGCCGCTGGTCGGCGAACTCGAATGCATTCGCAGCACCTTCAACGACACGGTCGAAAGGTTCGCCGACATTGTCAGCCAGTTGCGCGACACCTCCTCCATTCTCAAGACGGCCACGGGCGAAATCCTCTCGGGTGCCAATGATCTGGCCGACCGCACCACGCGCCAGGCTGCCGCGATCGAACAGACCAGCGCGACCATGGAGCAACTGGCGGGCACGGTGCGCGAAAACGCCAAGCGCACCGAGGAAGCCAGCCGCACCTCGCTGGGGGTCTCCGAGGCCGCCAGCAGCACCGGCCAGGTGATGAGCGAGGCCAATCTGGCCATGGAGCGGATTTCGCTGTCGTCGGCCAAGATTTCCAACATCATCGGCATGATCGATGACATCGCCTTCCAGACCAACCTGCTGGCGCTTAACGCCTCGGTCGAAGCGGCCCGGGCCGGCGATGCCGGCAAGGGCTTTGCCGTCGTCGCCGTCGAAGTCCGCCGCCTGGCGCAGTCCGCCGCCGGCGCCTCAGCCGACGTCAAGGTCCTGGTCGATCAGTCCGCCATCGAGGTGGCGACCGGCTCGCGGCTGGTGTCGGACGCGGCCGAAAAGCTCCATGCCATGGTCGACAGCGTGCAGGAGAGCACGGGGCTGATCGGCCAGATCGCCAGCGCCACCCAGGATCAGTCCACCGCCATTGTCGAGGTCACCACCGCGGTGCGCGAGATGGATGAGATGACCCAGCACAATGCCGCCCTGGTCGAGGAAATGAATGCGTCCCTGGAACAGACCGAAACCCAGGCCCGCGAACTCGACGAGATCGTCGAGGTCTTCGTGCTCGACGCCCGCCCCGGCGGCGCGACCCGCAGCGCACGGCCGCGCGTCGAAGGCCCCGCCGCCAGGCCCCTGCCGGCGCGTGCCGTCCAGGCGGCAAAGTCCTATGGCGTCCAGGGCAATACCGCGATCAAGCAGGACTGGAACGAGTTCTAGCCACTCGCCTGCCCCCAGCTCCTCCCTGCGCCACCG
This sequence is a window from Devosia beringensis. Protein-coding genes within it:
- a CDS encoding DUF1214 domain-containing protein; translation: MRFVLYLLMMIAVALSVGFGLSYYALTDGRLFGAVQVGPWVAWPDVGAAAPNPYTRGLLAREAQLQLGQAEGLRFVASMDGDDQPLTRSCSYRVAGMTPLATAWTLVALDEDGRNVAAPDMPQAMRSSGLVRRNDGSIEIAVGTRLMDGNWLELTGNGPFSLVLTLYDTAAFSGFSSDAAMPIIVRGRCS
- a CDS encoding DUF1254 domain-containing protein, encoding MTRFLLWLLGGVVLGGIIHLIVILTLPLLDEETVWTRLEAIGVDNSMVILPTIAAGQANPLGLDPEVIYGLCRLDLAQGPGYLRGVLPDAPWSVALFNAAGLVTYSTTNRDGIGQTLDLGIFNAAQTRLLAQQQLDVAEGVLVVESASDSLFAVVRLLPPHQAMRARFADMLAQASCGNRG
- a CDS encoding methyl-accepting chemotaxis protein; this encodes MGFFTSKSKASTAHADHATLAALSASQAMIEFDLDGTIITANANFLAAMGYELAEVQGKHHRMFVEPAELNAPAYQQFWDRLRRGEFQAAEYKRIGKGGKEVWIQASYNPVVDSAGKPFKIVKIATDVTAQQLVNADRTGQMAAISKSQAVIEFDLNGTILSANDNFCAALGYRPDEIVGQHHRMFVRPEEAAGDDYRAFWQRLARGDFEAAEYMRIGKGGKEVWIQASYNPIMDMNGRPYKVVKFATDITARKASVSLIGAGLAKLAEGDLTARIDKPLVGELECIRSTFNDTVERFADIVSQLRDTSSILKTATGEILSGANDLADRTTRQAAAIEQTSATMEQLAGTVRENAKRTEEASRTSLGVSEAASSTGQVMSEANLAMERISLSSAKISNIIGMIDDIAFQTNLLALNASVEAARAGDAGKGFAVVAVEVRRLAQSAAGASADVKVLVDQSAIEVATGSRLVSDAAEKLHAMVDSVQESTGLIGQIASATQDQSTAIVEVTTAVREMDEMTQHNAALVEEMNASLEQTETQARELDEIVEVFVLDARPGGATRSARPRVEGPAARPLPARAVQAAKSYGVQGNTAIKQDWNEF